The window TTTTTCTTTTTTCCTGAGTAGTGCTGTTTTTGTCTTTTTTTGGGCGTTGGATTTGGCTTTCAGTTACATCAATTATAACAGTCTTATCTTTGAAATAATCTTTTAATAGTGATTTTTGACCAGTAAGTTGTTGAAAATTAGGGTGTTTTATTAAAGTGTCTTCAATTCATTTGATATTTCTATAACAACTACTTTCACTAATATCATAACTTTTTGCAATATGAAAATAAGTTCTATATTCTCTTCAATATTCTAAAGTCATTAAAATACGATTTTCTAATGATAATTTATTGGTTCTTCCGCGACGAAATCTCTTTTTTAATTCTTCTATTTTTAAAATTTCTAGCATTTTATTAAAAGTAGTATGTTTAATACCAGTTAATCTTAAAAAATTTTTATCACTTATTTGATTATTTTTTTTAAATTTCATTTAAATTCCACCTTTTTATTAAAAACAACAATTCAATTATATTTTAAATTAATTTTGCAAGAAGTCTATTGTAAACACGCATTCTTTATTTCTGTAAAATTTTGATTTTCATTAAATGCTTTTTGTATTTTTTTTGATATATTATCAATATTATTTTCTGCTTTTAAGATGTTGTTAATATCAACTTTATTTTTATCGATAAAATTAATTATTTTTTTTGCTTTAGTTAATTCATTTCAAATTTTTATTCTAAATTTATTGAATTGTTCTGAATATTTTTTTCAATCACCTCTTAATTGTGATGTATAATCTTCTCAATTTATTGTTTGATTATTAAATATTTTTTCTTGAATATCTTTTAATATATTTTTACTCTCAGATATGATTTTTTTTAATTCATCAATATTTTTAATATTTGCAAAAATTTCTAAAGTCTTTTTATCACATTGAAACCTCATGGCTTCACTTGTAATAAAAATCATTCTTACTAAATCATCTTTTATTTTTTGATTTTCTTGTTTATTATTATCATAATCTGCTAAATTTGAAATTGCACCTTTTAAAGTTTCGTTAGAAATATTAATATTTTTTCCTTTATCTGGTTTTCCATTTTCTTTTATTACAACATTTAAGCCCTCGCTTGTATACGCTCCTGTATAATTTAAATTAATCTTTTGACAACTATATTTCTTAATTACTGATTTATTTAAATCTTTAATTTTTTCTTCATCATTTTTTAAATTTTCACCTTGTAAATTACTAAGTTTTTTATTCAAAGAATTCAATTCGTTATTATAATTTAATTTTTTAATATTTTTTTTTAATTTTGTCGAAAACTCTTGATAAAATAAAAAAAATCATCAACTTGATAATTTTAAAAGGCTTTTATGTAAAATTACTATTTTTACTTTAACTTTTTTTATACATTAAAATATAATACCGCTGTTTGTTGATTTGGAGTTAAACCCTTATGTTGGTATTTTCATTTTCAGAGATTTAAATAATTTTGAATATTAGTAAAACCTAAACCATGATAATGAATTAAGGCTTCTTTAAGACTAGATTGTAATTTACTGATTTTATTTAAGTTACGATAACTAGCTTCAGGATTAATTGTTGTTTTAGTTACACATAAAGTAGAATTTGTTTGTTTTGCTACTAAAAAATATAATTTTTGCATATCGGAAGTAATAATTGAATTTTCGTTAATTAATTCTTTGTTCATATTTTCAATAACTCATTGTTTTTGTAAACGTTTGGTGTTTGTGGATTTAACATAAATATTGTTATTATTATCAATTGCCATTTGAATACAGCATTTAGTATTAGTTGCGAATGGGTCAAGGTGAATTCTTCGTGGATCAGTTTTATATTTGAAATTTCCTTTATGGATTTCTTTAATAAATGTTTCATCGATTTGGATTTTACCAGATAATTTTTTAAATTTTAATTGGGTATTTTCTAATTGTTTTGATTTCATTAATTTTTGACGATTATATCAAGCAGTTTTTAATGTAGTTTTAATAAAACGAGAAATTGTTTTACTAGATTGCCCCAGCAATGAAATTTGAATCAATAAATTTCATTGTTCATAATTTAAATGACTTCAATAAATAAAATGATTACGAAAAGCGTCAAAACTTGCACGGCAATTTTTACATAAATATTTTTGTTTTCCTTCTGAATTATGTCCATTTTTAACGCAATGGTAAGATTCACATTTAGGGCATTTAATACCTTGCGCTCTAAATTTTTGATCAATTTCATTTAAACGTTTTTGTTTTTTTATTAATTCTGCTTGTTGTTTGACTTTTTCATAAAATTCTAAAAATTGATCATCTGTTAAAGT is drawn from Spiroplasma endosymbiont of Clivina fossor and contains these coding sequences:
- a CDS encoding ribosome-inactivating family protein gives rise to the protein MNKKLSNLQGENLKNDEEKIKDLNKSVIKKYSCQKINLNYTGAYTSEGLNVVIKENGKPDKGKNINISNETLKGAISNLADYDNNKQENQKIKDDLVRMIFITSEAMRFQCDKKTLEIFANIKNIDELKKIISESKNILKDIQEKIFNNQTINWEDYTSQLRGDWKKYSEQFNKFRIKIWNELTKAKKIINFIDKNKVDINNILKAENNIDNISKKIQKAFNENQNFTEIKNACLQ
- a CDS encoding transposase family protein → MKFKKNNQISDKNFLRLTGIKHTTFNKMLEILKIEELKKRFRRGRTNKLSLENRILMTLEYWREYRTYFHIAKSYDISESSCYRNIKWIEDTLIKHPNFQQLTGQKSLLKDYFKDKTVIIDVTESQIQRPKKDKNSTTQEKRKNTQ
- a CDS encoding IS1/IS1595 family N-terminal zinc-binding domain-containing protein, which produces MEKIIQELVNTLTDDQFLEFYEKVKQQAELIKKQKRLNEIDQKFRAQGIKCPKCESYHCVKNGHNSEGKQKYLCKNCRASFDAFRNHFIYWSHLNYEQWNLLIQISLLGQSSKTISRFIKTTLKTAWYNRQKLMKSKQLENTQLKFKKLSGKIQIDETFIKEIHKGNFKYKTDPRRIHLDPFATNTKCCIQMAIDNNNNIYVKSTNTKRLQKQWVIENMNKELINENSIITSDMQKLYFLVAKQTNSTLCVTKTTINPEASYRNLNKISKLQSSLKEALIHYHGLGFTNIQNYLNLWKWKYQHKGLTPNQQTAVLYFNV